Proteins encoded together in one Anoxybacillus flavithermus window:
- a CDS encoding ATP-dependent helicase — protein MNKAQYNGKLFDIHTLPREKYELVYEQSLRNKWTCPMCGGIVRLHLAIEHAPHFYHVSNPCIKEERQRGNAVAIRPHQPFQAKEKKQTIVCGIPLDTEQYEAVQHVEGPLLVLAGAGSGKTRTLTTRAAAMIAHHRIQSKNMMIVTFTTKAAKELAERLYAYNLDVLPTIGTFHSLFYRMLQHADPFRWRHERLIRDWQKEKMMKEIGRDIGIDERDFPYDEAMQRISYWKNTLTPLHTITIENEWDERVVQLYKQYEAKKQQLELFDFDDMLYACYDMLRTDERRLRQYHERFHYFLIDEFQDINSVQYETMKLLASHTHHICAVGDDDQAIYAFRGSDSSFIQQFQQDFPHTKIVKLTENYRSPHPIVSLANSIISKSRTRIPKQMNAQTDSAHMPICFFPYDEEEEATMIACDIQERMKQGAKPSDIAILCRTNAASRAVFERLSQLHIPVTTDGDSFYNRRIVRYLLSFFQLALDPNDEQAMTDVATVLFLKQTIMNDLKANAILQDCSLVEALAKLDGIPPFQKQKLRTIAPLFAKVKDMKPMDAIDFIEKEMGFGDFLKKRGNEGNAIEKGSDDVRDVKVVVRKFKTIQAFLSHVKRVQAYANKTCDDGVQLMTIHRSKGLEFPIVYIIGAVDGLLPHDYALEAYRNGDVAPLEEERRLLYVAVTRAKERLFISVPSMRRLKKANASRLLPSLKAKAKSPV, from the coding sequence ATGAATAAGGCGCAATATAACGGCAAGTTGTTTGACATTCATACGTTACCAAGGGAAAAATATGAGCTCGTGTATGAACAAAGTTTACGCAACAAATGGACGTGCCCGATGTGCGGTGGAATCGTTCGTTTGCATTTAGCGATTGAACATGCCCCGCACTTTTATCATGTTTCGAATCCGTGCATAAAAGAAGAACGACAACGAGGAAACGCGGTTGCTATTCGACCGCACCAACCGTTTCAAGCGAAAGAAAAAAAACAGACGATCGTATGCGGTATCCCACTCGATACAGAGCAATACGAAGCCGTTCAACACGTGGAGGGTCCACTTCTTGTGCTTGCAGGGGCTGGGAGTGGAAAAACACGCACGTTAACGACGCGCGCTGCCGCCATGATCGCACATCATCGCATTCAATCGAAAAACATGATGATCGTCACCTTTACGACAAAAGCGGCAAAAGAGCTAGCGGAACGACTGTATGCATACAACCTTGATGTCCTGCCGACAATCGGCACATTTCATAGCTTATTTTATCGCATGTTGCAACATGCCGATCCGTTCCGTTGGCGACACGAACGGCTCATTCGCGACTGGCAAAAAGAAAAGATGATGAAAGAAATCGGCCGCGACATCGGCATCGATGAACGTGATTTTCCGTACGACGAAGCGATGCAGCGCATATCGTATTGGAAAAATACGCTGACGCCCCTTCACACCATCACCATTGAAAACGAATGGGACGAGCGCGTTGTGCAATTGTACAAACAATATGAAGCGAAAAAACAACAGCTCGAATTGTTTGATTTTGATGATATGTTATACGCGTGCTATGACATGTTGCGGACGGACGAAAGACGATTGCGACAATATCACGAACGGTTTCATTACTTTTTAATCGACGAATTTCAAGACATTAACAGCGTGCAATATGAAACGATGAAGTTGCTTGCGTCACATACGCACCATATATGCGCCGTCGGCGATGACGATCAAGCGATTTATGCGTTTCGCGGCTCTGATTCATCGTTTATTCAGCAATTCCAACAAGATTTTCCACATACAAAAATCGTAAAGTTAACGGAAAATTATCGTTCGCCACATCCGATCGTATCGCTTGCCAACAGCATTATTTCTAAAAGTCGCACGCGCATTCCGAAACAAATGAACGCCCAAACGGATAGCGCACATATGCCGATATGTTTCTTTCCGTACGATGAAGAAGAAGAAGCGACGATGATTGCCTGCGACATACAAGAGCGAATGAAACAAGGTGCGAAACCGAGCGATATCGCCATTTTATGCCGAACGAACGCCGCGTCGCGCGCCGTCTTTGAACGGCTTTCACAACTTCACATCCCCGTCACGACAGACGGCGATTCGTTTTACAACCGTCGCATCGTGCGCTATTTGTTAAGCTTTTTTCAACTTGCGCTCGATCCAAACGACGAACAAGCAATGACCGACGTCGCCACCGTTTTGTTTTTAAAACAAACGATTATGAACGACTTAAAGGCGAACGCCATTTTACAAGACTGTTCGCTCGTTGAAGCGCTTGCTAAACTTGACGGCATTCCGCCGTTTCAAAAACAAAAATTACGCACAATCGCCCCGCTGTTTGCGAAAGTGAAAGACATGAAACCGATGGACGCCATTGATTTCATTGAAAAAGAAATGGGCTTTGGCGACTTTTTAAAAAAGCGCGGCAACGAAGGAAATGCGATCGAAAAAGGATCAGATGATGTGCGTGATGTCAAAGTCGTCGTGCGGAAATTTAAAACGATTCAAGCGTTTCTATCTCACGTCAAACGCGTTCAAGCATACGCCAATAAAACGTGCGACGATGGCGTTCAACTGATGACGATTCATCGCTCAAAAGGGCTAGAATTTCCAATCGTCTATATCATCGGGGCGGTGGACGGACTATTACCTCACGATTATGCGCTTGAGGCGTACCGAAACGGCGATGTCGCACCGCTTGAAGAAGAGCGCCGCCTTCTTTACGTCGCCGTCACGCGCGCCAAAGAGCGTCTCTTTATTTCCGTCCCGTCGATGCGCCGATTAAAAAAAGCAAACGCCTCGCGCTTGCTTCCTTCTCTCAAAGCAAAAGCGAAAAGCCCCGTCTAA
- a CDS encoding stage VI sporulation protein F, which yields MDQHFFKNIEKKTGVNMQDIFALANSLQHANFKDEKTVRDIVKRVAQIANRNVPKELEDKIVQSIINNGKQMDFNTIANMLNKK from the coding sequence ATGGATCAACATTTTTTTAAAAACATTGAAAAGAAAACGGGTGTGAATATGCAAGACATTTTTGCGCTCGCCAATTCGTTGCAACATGCGAACTTTAAAGATGAAAAAACGGTGCGCGATATCGTGAAGCGCGTGGCGCAAATCGCGAATCGCAACGTGCCGAAAGAATTGGAAGATAAAATTGTTCAATCGATTATCAACAACGGAAAACAAATGGACTTCAATACGATCGCGAACATGTTAAATAAAAAATAA
- a CDS encoding YjcZ family sporulation protein, producing the protein MGFGYCGYGYGGYGGGYGGGYGSTFVLIVVLFILLIIVGAAFVH; encoded by the coding sequence ATGGGCTTCGGATATTGCGGATATGGTTACGGTGGCTACGGCGGCGGATACGGCGGCGGATACGGTTCAACATTCGTGTTGATCGTTGTGTTGTTCATCTTGTTGATTATCGTTGGTGCAGCGTTCGTTCACTAA
- a CDS encoding thioredoxin family protein, producing the protein MERLQDAQQFEQAIASATPVVVKFFTTWCPDCVRMDQFIGEVIASYPQFKWYDINRDDVPDIAETYNVMGIPSLLVFQNGEKIAHLHSANAKTREQVEEFLQTIKG; encoded by the coding sequence ATGGAACGGCTACAAGACGCACAACAATTTGAACAAGCAATCGCATCGGCTACACCTGTTGTCGTGAAATTTTTTACAACATGGTGCCCAGATTGCGTGCGCATGGATCAATTTATCGGCGAAGTGATCGCTAGTTATCCACAATTTAAGTGGTATGACATCAATCGCGACGATGTGCCAGACATTGCGGAAACATACAACGTCATGGGCATTCCGAGCTTACTTGTATTCCAAAACGGCGAAAAAATCGCCCACTTGCATAGCGCCAATGCCAAAACACGCGAACAAGTCGAGGAGTTTCTTCAAACGATTAAAGGCTGA
- a CDS encoding helix-turn-helix transcriptional regulator, with the protein MTKNNGSLSNRINVLRAERKMTQKDLAEKVGVSRQTIISIEKGNYTPSLVLAFEIANAFGVDINDVFQFKKNEEV; encoded by the coding sequence ATGACAAAGAACAACGGCTCTTTATCCAATCGAATCAACGTTTTAAGAGCCGAACGGAAAATGACACAAAAAGATTTAGCTGAAAAAGTAGGGGTTAGTAGACAAACGATTATTTCAATTGAAAAGGGAAACTACACACCCTCGTTAGTATTAGCGTTTGAAATTGCAAATGCTTTTGGAGTGGACATTAATGATGTATTCCAGTTTAAAAAAAATGAGGAGGTTTGA
- a CDS encoding DUF421 domain-containing protein: protein MPAWLEVAIRSICILIGLFVITKLLGKKQLSKLSFFEYIVGITIGDIAGTMSMDLDIPLTEGVTSILIWALFPVAISQISLRSKKFRDFVEGKSTVFIKNGKILEDNLKKEKYTADELLEQLRKKDVFRVADVEFATLEANGDLNILLKRDKQPLTLGDIKPYAPEEKEPQTVIMDGKILDEPLATARLSRGWLKQQLDQMGVAIENVFLAQVDSYGQLTVDLYDDRIQVPAPQQKQLLLASMKKAEADFELFSLQTNDAEAKQMYEQQAKQMQQLIQKLKPFLM from the coding sequence ATGCCAGCATGGTTAGAAGTTGCGATTCGCTCCATTTGCATTTTAATCGGACTGTTTGTCATTACGAAATTGTTAGGAAAAAAACAGTTGTCAAAGCTGTCGTTTTTCGAATATATCGTCGGCATTACGATCGGGGATATTGCTGGTACGATGTCAATGGATTTAGATATTCCATTAACGGAAGGGGTTACGAGCATTTTAATTTGGGCGCTTTTCCCCGTCGCCATCTCGCAAATTTCGTTACGAAGCAAAAAATTTCGTGATTTTGTCGAAGGAAAGTCAACCGTATTTATTAAAAACGGAAAAATCTTAGAAGATAATTTGAAAAAAGAGAAATATACGGCGGACGAATTGCTTGAACAGCTGCGGAAAAAAGATGTGTTCCGCGTCGCCGATGTGGAATTTGCGACGCTTGAAGCGAACGGTGATTTAAATATTTTATTAAAACGCGACAAACAGCCGTTGACGCTCGGAGACATCAAACCGTATGCGCCAGAAGAAAAAGAACCCCAAACGGTCATTATGGACGGCAAAATTTTAGACGAACCGCTTGCGACCGCCCGTTTAAGCCGCGGCTGGTTGAAGCAACAACTCGATCAAATGGGCGTCGCTATCGAAAACGTCTTTTTAGCGCAAGTCGATTCGTACGGCCAGCTGACCGTCGATTTATATGACGACCGCATTCAAGTACCAGCACCGCAACAAAAACAACTATTGCTTGCCTCGATGAAAAAAGCAGAAGCCGATTTCGAGCTGTTCTCTTTACAAACGAACGATGCAGAAGCGAAACAAATGTATGAACAACAAGCAAAACAAATGCAGCAGCTTATTCAAAAATTGAAGCCGTTTCTTATGTGA
- a CDS encoding DUF1657 domain-containing protein yields MTIGSQVKQSLANMKAIHATLQQLALTSTNEEAQRAFHEAMLKTEQMIAALKGRISTLEREEPQYKGM; encoded by the coding sequence ATGACCATTGGTTCACAAGTAAAGCAAAGTTTAGCGAACATGAAGGCCATTCATGCGACGCTGCAACAGTTGGCGCTCACTTCGACAAACGAGGAAGCACAACGGGCGTTTCATGAAGCGATGCTTAAAACGGAACAAATGATTGCGGCGCTGAAAGGTCGAATATCGACGCTTGAACGCGAGGAGCCGCAATACAAGGGGATGTAA
- the spoVAE gene encoding stage V sporulation protein AE, translating to MMAMFFWAFVVGGLICVIGQLMFDVFKLTPAHTLSTLVVVGVILDGFGLYEPLIDFAGAGATIPITSFGNALVHGAMQEAEKHGIVGVLTGMFEVTSAGISAAIVFGFIGALLFKPKG from the coding sequence ATGATGGCAATGTTTTTTTGGGCGTTTGTCGTCGGCGGGCTCATTTGTGTTATCGGGCAGTTGATGTTTGATGTATTCAAGCTTACCCCAGCCCATACGTTAAGCACGCTCGTTGTTGTCGGAGTGATTTTAGACGGCTTCGGCTTATACGAGCCACTTATTGATTTTGCAGGTGCAGGGGCAACGATTCCCATTACAAGTTTCGGTAATGCGCTCGTGCACGGGGCGATGCAAGAGGCAGAAAAACATGGCATCGTCGGGGTGTTAACCGGCATGTTTGAAGTGACGAGCGCCGGCATTTCGGCAGCCATTGTATTCGGCTTTATCGGAGCATTATTATTTAAACCGAAAGGATAG
- the spoVAD gene encoding stage V sporulation protein AD, translated as MMKGHRTWVFENRPVIVSTATVGGPFEANGKIADDFDLLHEDLWLGEDSYEKAHKVLIEEAFFQAMKKARIEKEQVQFIICGDLINQMTPSSFAARTLSTPYLGVFGACSTSMEALALSAFIVNYGGAKYILTGAASHNAAVEKQFRYPTEYGGQKPPTAQWTVTGAGVALVGGEGDGPRITAATIGRVVDMGLTDPFNMGGAMAPAAVDTIEAHLRDMQVDASYYDLIVTGDLGKIGRTVSLDLLRKNGMELEEERYQDCGLIIYREGQPVLSGGSGAGCSATVVYGHLLNRMKRGEIRRMLVVATGALLSPLTFQQGETIPCIAHAVAIEYGGDHG; from the coding sequence ATGATGAAAGGGCATCGTACGTGGGTGTTTGAAAACCGTCCGGTCATCGTCTCCACCGCAACGGTTGGCGGACCGTTTGAAGCGAACGGAAAGATTGCCGATGATTTTGATTTGCTTCATGAAGACCTTTGGCTCGGGGAAGATTCGTACGAAAAAGCGCATAAAGTGTTGATTGAAGAAGCGTTTTTTCAAGCGATGAAAAAAGCGCGCATCGAAAAGGAACAAGTGCAGTTTATTATTTGTGGCGATTTAATTAATCAAATGACGCCGTCAAGTTTTGCGGCGCGCACGCTTAGCACCCCGTATCTCGGTGTATTTGGCGCATGTTCAACGTCGATGGAGGCGCTCGCACTAAGCGCGTTTATCGTCAATTACGGCGGGGCGAAGTACATATTGACAGGAGCGGCAAGCCATAATGCTGCCGTCGAAAAGCAGTTTCGCTATCCGACCGAATATGGAGGGCAAAAGCCGCCGACTGCGCAATGGACGGTGACAGGAGCAGGCGTGGCGCTCGTCGGGGGCGAAGGAGACGGTCCGCGCATTACAGCTGCAACGATTGGTCGTGTCGTCGATATGGGATTGACCGATCCGTTTAATATGGGGGGAGCGATGGCGCCAGCGGCTGTTGATACAATTGAGGCGCATTTGCGCGATATGCAAGTCGATGCGTCGTATTACGATTTAATTGTCACAGGTGATTTAGGAAAAATCGGCCGCACCGTCTCGCTCGATTTGTTGCGAAAAAACGGAATGGAGCTTGAAGAAGAGCGATATCAAGATTGCGGGTTAATCATTTATCGCGAAGGGCAGCCGGTGTTGTCAGGTGGAAGTGGGGCGGGATGTTCTGCGACGGTCGTCTATGGGCATTTATTGAACCGAATGAAGCGCGGGGAAATTCGGCGCATGCTCGTCGTCGCGACGGGCGCACTTTTGTCGCCGCTGACGTTTCAACAAGGGGAAACGATTCCTTGTATTGCTCATGCAGTGGCGATTGAATATGGAGGCGATCATGGATGA
- the spoVAC gene encoding stage V sporulation protein AC — MANEKRKNLTPVQQQYHQFEQARETKRPVLKNCVRAFFVGGLICVIGQAISYFYMYFFNFTEKTVGNPTVATMVFIAMLLTGFGVYDRLAQFAGAGSAVPVTGFGNAVISPAIEHRTEGFVLGVGGNMFKLAGSVILFGTFSAFVVALIKTIAVRWGGLG; from the coding sequence ATGGCAAACGAAAAACGAAAAAATTTAACGCCTGTACAACAACAATATCATCAGTTTGAACAAGCGCGTGAAACGAAGCGACCGGTGTTAAAAAATTGCGTGCGCGCCTTTTTTGTCGGCGGGCTCATTTGCGTCATCGGACAAGCCATTTCTTATTTTTACATGTACTTTTTCAACTTTACAGAAAAAACAGTCGGCAATCCGACGGTGGCGACGATGGTGTTTATCGCGATGTTATTAACGGGGTTTGGCGTATATGACCGATTGGCGCAGTTTGCCGGGGCAGGAAGTGCGGTGCCTGTCACCGGATTTGGAAATGCCGTCATTTCGCCTGCGATTGAGCATCGGACGGAAGGGTTTGTGCTCGGTGTCGGTGGAAATATGTTTAAATTAGCGGGCTCTGTCATTTTATTTGGCACGTTTTCTGCCTTTGTCGTTGCGCTCATTAAAACGATTGCGGTGAGATGGGGTGGTCTCGGATGA
- a CDS encoding YhcN/YlaJ family sporulation lipoprotein yields MRQLLVMILFFSIIGCAHEPKEQKQSLQNENITNVSHDGSASRSDQWHAKKAVDMLKARRDVKDAVAVEANGRLLVAYQVKHMQRFRMKAIEKDVRNMLNDTFDEKVIASHDLKIFWETKALKEKMETKNMSEKEIEKEVTIIQKLSEEQT; encoded by the coding sequence ATGAGACAATTGCTCGTAATGATCCTCTTTTTTTCCATCATAGGTTGTGCACATGAGCCAAAAGAACAAAAACAGTCTCTGCAAAACGAAAACATCACGAACGTAAGCCATGACGGGAGCGCAAGTCGAAGCGACCAATGGCACGCAAAAAAAGCGGTCGATATGTTAAAAGCACGACGCGATGTGAAAGATGCGGTGGCGGTCGAAGCGAACGGACGACTGCTTGTTGCGTATCAAGTGAAGCATATGCAACGATTTCGTATGAAAGCTATTGAAAAAGATGTACGGAATATGTTAAACGATACGTTCGATGAAAAAGTGATCGCCTCGCACGATTTAAAAATTTTTTGGGAAACGAAAGCGTTAAAAGAAAAAATGGAAACGAAAAACATGAGTGAAAAAGAGATCGAAAAAGAAGTAACGATCATCCAAAAATTAAGTGAAGAACAAACGTGA
- a CDS encoding DUF1657 domain-containing protein encodes MTVASSVKQTLAGLKSAQASFETFALQTENEKAKQLYQQAAQQTQAIVDLLSPRLQEIEQEEPQYKQ; translated from the coding sequence ATGACTGTTGCAAGTTCTGTGAAACAAACGTTAGCTGGATTAAAATCGGCGCAAGCAAGTTTTGAAACGTTCGCTCTGCAAACGGAAAATGAAAAGGCGAAACAATTGTATCAACAAGCGGCACAACAGACGCAAGCGATCGTTGATTTGTTGTCCCCGCGCCTGCAAGAAATTGAACAGGAAGAGCCACAATATAAACAGTAA
- a CDS encoding DUF1360 domain-containing protein gives MDAFHFFLLCIASFRLTRLLVYDRITSFLRAPFHDEFEQDGETYIVIKGTGIRKWIGELLSCHWCTGVWCAALLYVGVIYVPNVVMPFVWILAIAGVASVIEMIVQKWSK, from the coding sequence ATGGATGCTTTTCACTTTTTTCTTTTATGTATCGCTTCATTTCGTTTGACGCGCTTACTTGTGTACGACCGCATTACGTCGTTTTTGCGCGCGCCGTTTCACGATGAGTTCGAACAAGACGGAGAGACGTATATTGTCATCAAAGGGACAGGGATAAGAAAGTGGATCGGGGAGTTGTTAAGTTGTCATTGGTGTACAGGGGTGTGGTGTGCGGCGCTGTTGTACGTCGGGGTCATATATGTACCAAACGTGGTCATGCCGTTTGTGTGGATATTAGCGATCGCAGGTGTCGCGTCTGTCATCGAAATGATTGTCCAAAAATGGAGCAAATAA
- a CDS encoding glycosyltransferase family 4 protein translates to MSANRPNGYVHFLHKLTHPYKDRILFTNYIPSEHISRILAMGDVFVCSSQWHEPLARVHYEAMAAGIPIITTNRGGNSEVIEHHVNGLVVDDYASPKAFARAISELLHDKEKALALAHEGRKRAETTFSFANTAEQLERVYIMICQ, encoded by the coding sequence ATGTCGGCAAACCGCCCGAACGGTTACGTGCACTTCCTGCACAAGCTCACTCACCCTTACAAAGACCGCATTTTATTTACAAACTACATCCCTTCCGAACACATCTCGCGCATATTGGCAATGGGTGATGTGTTCGTCTGTAGCTCGCAATGGCACGAGCCGCTTGCCCGCGTACATTACGAAGCGATGGCAGCAGGCATACCGATCATTACGACAAACCGCGGCGGAAATAGCGAAGTGATCGAACATCACGTAAACGGGCTTGTTGTTGACGACTATGCATCACCAAAAGCGTTCGCACGCGCCATTAGCGAATTATTGCACGATAAAGAAAAAGCGCTCGCACTTGCTCACGAAGGACGAAAACGAGCGGAAACGACGTTTTCCTTCGCAAACACAGCCGAGCAGCTTGAGCGTGTATATATTATGATTTGCCAATAA
- a CDS encoding CotO family spore coat protein translates to MENAPLLYIVQPNLGPKTCYMQQTFRTKKEKTSYPPPSFANFRDMDTIERIEFLATLPNELRPVTCELKTKNKTYEGVIQTCDKKKVVLTLSDEEKTVTIPLEHIVSVSLIGKS, encoded by the coding sequence GTGGAAAACGCACCGTTGTTGTATATCGTTCAGCCGAATTTAGGGCCGAAAACGTGCTATATGCAACAGACGTTTCGGACAAAAAAAGAAAAGACGTCGTATCCACCGCCATCGTTTGCGAACTTTCGCGACATGGATACGATCGAGCGCATTGAGTTTTTAGCGACGCTGCCAAACGAGCTTCGGCCAGTGACGTGTGAGTTGAAAACGAAAAACAAGACGTATGAAGGGGTTATTCAAACGTGCGATAAGAAAAAAGTCGTCCTTACGCTAAGCGATGAAGAAAAAACGGTGACGATCCCGCTAGAACATATCGTATCCGTATCGCTTATTGGCAAATCATAA